One window of the Shewanella maritima genome contains the following:
- a CDS encoding AraC family transcriptional regulator, producing the protein MNKEQLIEKIVAFFKAVISCALLVTCLCIFSAAANDATTSTEQTRTQLGNDIESLKSEVLKLNRDLFVLEEDLLFPASTQVAVFVSVDVGRFFKIDSVEVKLNGDNVAGALYTKRQRAALERGGIQRLYLGNLKTGQHQLTAIVTGLDNEGRTVQRAANYQFEKDDEAVMLELKVVDSESSYRADVQIEQWVL; encoded by the coding sequence ATGAATAAAGAGCAGCTAATAGAAAAAATCGTAGCGTTTTTTAAAGCGGTGATCAGCTGCGCGCTGTTAGTGACGTGTTTATGCATTTTCTCGGCAGCAGCTAATGATGCGACCACCAGCACTGAACAGACGCGTACACAACTTGGTAACGATATCGAGTCATTAAAAAGCGAAGTATTGAAACTTAACCGCGATCTGTTTGTACTTGAAGAAGATCTATTGTTCCCTGCAAGCACGCAAGTTGCGGTGTTCGTATCAGTAGATGTAGGACGTTTCTTTAAGATTGATAGTGTTGAGGTCAAGCTTAACGGCGATAACGTTGCAGGCGCACTTTACACCAAACGCCAACGAGCAGCACTAGAGCGCGGCGGAATACAGCGTTTATATCTAGGTAATTTAAAAACAGGCCAACACCAGTTAACAGCCATAGTTACTGGATTAGACAACGAAGGCCGCACTGTGCAGCGCGCAGCAAACTATCAATTCGAAAAAGATGATGAAGCTGTGATGCTGGAACTAAAAGTTGTCGATAGTGAGTCAAGTTACCGCGCTGACGTGCAGATAGAGCAATGGGTCCTGTAA
- a CDS encoding DUF3570 domain-containing protein, whose protein sequence is MAVTNQACSMVNWMLMGISRIKGVLLTATSLLSCSVCSLALLALTANVQAAILEPDRADVLYHSYEGGGMKIDGPSVLLRKKATESVAVTAYYYLDSISSASIDVVSTASPYQETRHEGQLGLEYLNDKTLMTVNARQSHEDDYLAKSFSLGISQDTFGDLTNLSLGLSYGDNEIRRNGDDNFFETSEQYRLRAGISQILTRNMTAALNFEAIADKGYLNNPYRTVRFIDNSVPSGVGYQAEVYPETRNSFASKLSTSYFLPYRAALFLHYRYFSDSWDIKANDVELGYRHPIGESFELELKLRYYQQTQASFYSDLFPYRDAQNFMARDKELSDFNDMTYGLGVTYTMPKSLSINDWPSEASLQWDYIQFNYNNFRDPTAEGGVGNEPFYKFSANVIRAFYSVYF, encoded by the coding sequence GTGGCTGTAACTAACCAAGCTTGCTCAATGGTAAATTGGATGCTTATGGGCATATCTCGCATCAAGGGTGTTTTATTAACTGCAACATCATTATTGAGTTGCTCTGTTTGTAGTCTCGCTCTTTTGGCATTAACTGCAAATGTACAAGCTGCGATTTTAGAGCCAGATCGCGCTGATGTCTTGTACCACAGCTATGAGGGCGGCGGCATGAAGATCGACGGCCCTTCTGTGCTGCTACGTAAAAAAGCAACCGAATCGGTTGCTGTTACTGCATATTATTATCTAGATAGCATTTCATCAGCATCCATTGATGTTGTTAGTACGGCAAGTCCCTATCAAGAAACTCGTCATGAGGGGCAATTAGGGCTTGAATACCTTAACGATAAAACACTAATGACAGTCAATGCTCGCCAAAGCCATGAGGATGATTACCTCGCAAAGTCGTTTAGTTTGGGAATTTCTCAGGATACCTTTGGCGATCTCACTAATTTAAGTTTAGGTTTATCCTACGGCGATAATGAAATTCGTCGCAATGGTGACGATAATTTCTTTGAGACCAGCGAACAATACCGACTGCGCGCGGGGATCAGTCAGATCCTCACTCGCAATATGACTGCAGCGCTCAACTTTGAAGCGATTGCCGACAAAGGTTATCTCAATAACCCCTACCGCACAGTACGTTTTATCGATAACTCAGTGCCATCGGGTGTCGGATATCAAGCAGAAGTCTACCCAGAAACCCGCAATTCTTTTGCCAGCAAGCTATCAACAAGTTATTTCTTACCTTATCGAGCTGCGCTGTTTTTACACTATCGCTATTTCAGCGACAGTTGGGACATTAAGGCAAATGATGTTGAGCTTGGCTACCGTCACCCTATTGGCGAATCATTCGAACTTGAATTAAAGCTGCGTTATTACCAACAAACCCAAGCCTCTTTTTATAGCGACCTCTTTCCTTACCGCGATGCACAAAACTTTATGGCGCGCGACAAGGAGCTGAGTGACTTTAATGACATGACTTACGGCCTAGGGGTGACGTACACAATGCCAAAAAGCTTGAGCATCAATGATTGGCCATCAGAAGCGTCACTGCAATGGGACTATATTCAATTTAACTACAACAATTTCCGCGACCCTACCGCTGAAGGCGGCGTAGGCAACGAACCGTTTTATAAGTTTTCCGCCAATGTAATCCGCGCTTTTTATAGCGTGTATTTCTAA
- a CDS encoding TlpA family protein disulfide reductase yields the protein MIRTIKNTLIKPLCFAAPLCLALSASVQAVEVGDSAPDFTLKSLTGDNLNLTEQRGEIIVLNFWASWCGPCRKEMPILQKLQDKYQDLGVQVWGVNVEQDNEAGRNFLKGLDLSFPILFDQTNTLSEDYDVKAMPTTVIIDRSGSVRNVYYGYQDGYEKKYAKAIKTLIRE from the coding sequence ATGATCAGGACTATCAAAAACACGTTAATCAAACCACTGTGCTTTGCCGCGCCACTTTGTCTAGCATTAAGCGCGAGCGTACAAGCCGTAGAGGTTGGTGACAGCGCACCTGATTTTACCCTTAAGAGCTTAACTGGCGACAATTTAAACCTGACCGAGCAGCGCGGCGAAATTATTGTGCTTAATTTCTGGGCTTCTTGGTGCGGGCCATGCCGTAAAGAAATGCCGATACTGCAAAAATTACAGGATAAATACCAAGACCTTGGCGTACAGGTATGGGGCGTAAACGTTGAACAAGACAACGAAGCCGGTCGCAACTTTCTAAAAGGCTTAGATTTAAGCTTCCCTATTCTGTTTGACCAGACCAACACCCTTTCAGAAGACTATGACGTTAAAGCGATGCCGACCACTGTCATCATCGATCGCAGTGGCAGTGTTCGTAATGTCTATTACGGCTATCAGGATGGCTATGAGAAAAAATATGCCAAAGCCATTAAGACGCTTATTCGCGAATAA
- a CDS encoding SH3 domain-containing protein, protein MRTTIINNFMPSKYVSVNTRLLVASLLVSTLFATGSIASAPAYANNDSQNINLAPKATKATQRTEQENDRIQVTIQVPFIELHSGPSKGYPVEHVIEQGDQVEVILKRTSWYKVKTRSGLEGWFHEDALQSLAHQGETVAIAPKMYPFAERDSEFGIMYGDLEGANYLGVYADYAFSDVFSAELTFAKAFGQNSDSTLYTGMLLAHPFPNWYVVPYLGVGGGYIQIEPHSIIADAHDRQHTLMTSALGVKYPFTRNFIIRAEYNLSLALTDRDVNEEIETWKIGFSVYF, encoded by the coding sequence GTGAGAACAACAATAATAAATAACTTTATGCCATCTAAGTACGTGTCAGTTAACACACGTCTGCTTGTCGCATCTTTACTCGTCTCAACTTTATTCGCGACAGGCTCAATTGCATCAGCCCCTGCGTATGCCAATAACGACAGCCAGAATATTAACCTTGCGCCTAAAGCAACTAAAGCCACTCAAAGAACTGAACAAGAAAACGACCGAATACAGGTCACCATTCAAGTGCCGTTTATCGAGCTGCACTCAGGCCCTAGTAAGGGTTATCCGGTTGAGCATGTTATTGAACAAGGCGATCAAGTTGAAGTTATTTTAAAGCGCACCTCTTGGTACAAGGTAAAAACTCGCTCAGGGCTTGAAGGATGGTTTCACGAAGACGCACTGCAAAGCCTTGCTCATCAAGGTGAAACGGTCGCTATTGCGCCAAAAATGTACCCATTTGCTGAGCGCGATAGCGAGTTTGGCATTATGTATGGCGACTTAGAGGGTGCTAACTACCTTGGGGTATACGCAGATTACGCTTTTAGCGATGTATTTAGTGCAGAGCTCACCTTCGCTAAAGCCTTTGGTCAGAACTCAGATAGCACGCTTTACACCGGTATGTTGCTAGCACACCCTTTTCCGAATTGGTATGTCGTCCCCTACCTAGGTGTAGGTGGCGGTTACATTCAAATTGAGCCACACAGCATTATTGCTGATGCCCATGACAGACAACACACACTTATGACTAGCGCACTCGGGGTTAAATACCCGTTTACCCGTAATTTTATTATTCGCGCAGAGTACAACTTGTCATTAGCACTAACCGACAGAGACGTTAACGAAGAGATAGAAACATGGAAAATTGGTTTCAGCGTATATTTTTAA
- a CDS encoding DUF4266 domain-containing protein — MSVYNSPVYSLSALKRPALFIALLTSLSALTGCSAMNIEPWVKPYERQNLADPIMKFSRHPVANMHVAHVLEGREASRGAEGTGGGGCGCN; from the coding sequence ATGTCTGTTTACAATTCACCAGTTTATAGCTTGTCTGCATTGAAAAGGCCTGCTTTGTTCATTGCCCTGTTAACTTCACTCTCTGCGTTAACAGGTTGCAGCGCAATGAATATTGAACCTTGGGTAAAACCTTATGAAAGGCAAAATCTGGCTGATCCGATTATGAAATTTTCGCGTCACCCTGTTGCCAACATGCACGTTGCGCACGTGTTAGAGGGCCGTGAAGCCAGTCGCGGCGCTGAAGGTACCGGAGGTGGCGGTTGTGGCTGTAACTAA
- a CDS encoding outer membrane beta-barrel domain-containing protein: protein MSQTLAVKTRAIRQLGVVTLMAGSVFSPVIHSAEQTPVKADVDRREVLDDVIDSENWEIGAKVGLMSIEDFESSLWLSGHLGYHISEHFYVKARYARAKAGLTSFEKLANTAPLLTDEQREMTYYGLNLGYNFLPGEIFFSENTVFNSIFSFELGGGSTEFAGDSQFTIDITANYRVFFTDGLAWDISMSDYLFNTEVTGESKTTHNLTFATGIAWYF, encoded by the coding sequence GTGTCACAGACTTTAGCTGTTAAGACCCGCGCCATTCGTCAACTGGGTGTGGTTACGCTAATGGCTGGCAGCGTATTTTCGCCAGTGATCCATAGCGCAGAGCAAACTCCAGTAAAAGCCGATGTCGACCGACGCGAAGTGCTAGACGATGTCATTGACTCAGAAAATTGGGAAATTGGCGCCAAAGTTGGCTTGATGTCTATTGAAGACTTTGAGTCTAGCTTGTGGCTTAGCGGTCACCTTGGTTATCACATCAGCGAGCATTTTTATGTAAAAGCGCGTTACGCCAGAGCCAAAGCCGGACTCACAAGTTTTGAGAAGTTAGCCAACACAGCGCCATTGCTTACTGACGAGCAGCGCGAGATGACCTACTACGGGTTAAACCTTGGCTACAACTTCTTACCAGGTGAAATTTTCTTCTCTGAAAATACAGTATTTAACAGCATCTTTTCATTCGAGCTAGGTGGCGGCAGTACCGAGTTTGCAGGAGATAGCCAATTCACCATAGACATTACCGCTAACTATCGAGTGTTTTTTACTGATGGTTTGGCCTGGGACATCAGCATGAGTGATTACCTGTTTAATACAGAGGTAACTGGCGAGTCTAAAACCACTCATAACCTGACGTTCGCAACGGGTATTGCCTGGTACTTTTAG